A stretch of DNA from Flexistipes sp.:
AAACCTTGGATAAATGCCGTCTTGCCGCTCTTGACAGACTCCCTCAAATAATCAAAATCTTCAGATGAAAGTCCCGTTTTGTCAAAAATCCCCTCAACCTTATATCCCTGACCGGGTACAATTTCCTCCAGAAGTGCCGCTGCCAGTAACCCGTCGGCTCCGGGATTGATTCTGATAAATTTATCGGCAAGTTTTGCAGTGGCAGTCTTCACAGGATCAATATACACAATCTTTTTCCCGACTTTTTTCATCTTTTTCAAGTATGCATACAAATGCGGGCTGCAGTTTTTTGCATTTTTGCCAAACAATATAATCGTATCAGCTTGAATGAGATTCGTAATTCGGGGATTTTTTATGCAGCCAAAGTCTTCTATATGAGCAGATATCCCCGTTTCATCACAGGGACTACCCTCTACAAACCAGCAGTTAGGAAAACTGCTGAACAGTTTATCCCAATAATACATATTGTACCCTAAGCTCCCGGAACCTTTAATAAACAGAATCTTTTTATCACGGTTCCGCTTCAAAAACTGTGCAGTCTCCCAAACAGCATCTTTATGTGAGCAGAATTTTTGCTCTTCAGCGGCGTTTTTCAAAAACGATTTAACGTCGGAAAACTCCCTGTCAAAAAAGTGTTTAAGCTTTGTACATACAAAGGGCACATCAAGAAAATAATGTTGAGAAGGTTTTATATCAGCCTTTCCGCCTTTCACAGTTATATCAAAGGAGCACAAATCGGGACAATCTTTGGAACAGTACGACAACATATTTTCCTCTGAATACTTTTCAGTATAAATACCACAGAGATAATAATTTCACAAGATTAGAGAACGTTGAATTGCTTAATAGTGTATTGGCGGGCTGGTAAATTTGTGTATTGGTATATGGGTTGAGTGGTATATTTGGCATTAGTGGATTTGTTTCTTATGTTTTTACAACGTTGAGCCGACGCATTACGGTTTTACCCGTCACGGCTCTTATCCGAATCTTCCCGTGATATAATCTTCCGTCTGTTTTTTGGCCGGTTGAGTAAATATCTCCTGTGTGTCTCCAACTTCAATCAAATCACCCATATAGAAAAATGCCGTATAGTCAGAGACTCTGGCAGCCTGCTGCATGCTATGAGTAACAATTATTATCGTATAACGCTCCTTCAGCTCAAAAATCAGATCCTCAATTTTCTGTGTAGCAATAGGATCAAGTGCTGATGCCGGCTCGTCCATCAAAAGGATATCCGGCTGCATGGCTATGGCTCGTGCAATACACAGCCTCTGTTGCTGTCCGCCTGACAAATTGGTTGCCACTTCAGTAAGTCTGTCCTTCACTTCATCCCATAAACCTGCTTTGCGGAGGGATTCTTCCACGAGATCATCCATCTGAGGGCCTTTGTTGGCAATACCATGAATTTTAGGAGCATAAGCTACATTTTCATAAATACTTTTTGGAAAAGGATTGGGTTTTTGAAACACCATGCCAATTCGTTTTCTCAACTCCACCACATCTATTTTGGGGTCATAAATATCAACATCCCCGAACAAAATCCTTCCCTCTATTTTCGTATCGGGAATCAGATCGTTCATCCTGTTCAAACATCTTAAAAATGTACTTTTTCCACAGCCTGAGGGTCCTATAAGTGCAGTTACATGATTTTTCATAAAATCCAGACTTATATCATTCAGAGCTTTAAAATCACCATAATAAAAACTCATCTTTTCCACTTTTACCATTACATCGGCGGACATTTTTCCTCCAGTAAAAATCGTATCATTTGTCTACCATTTCTTTTCGTTCTTATTTCTCAACCAGATAGCAGCCGCGTTTAATGTTAATAAAATTGCAAGCAAAACGATAATGGCAGCAGCAGTCCTCTCGACATAAGCTCTCTGGGAAGCTGAAGCCCATGTATAAATCTGGGCGGGAAGAACTGTTGCAGCATCAGTG
This window harbors:
- the pstB gene encoding phosphate ABC transporter ATP-binding protein PstB, which gives rise to MSADVMVKVEKMSFYYGDFKALNDISLDFMKNHVTALIGPSGCGKSTFLRCLNRMNDLIPDTKIEGRILFGDVDIYDPKIDVVELRKRIGMVFQKPNPFPKSIYENVAYAPKIHGIANKGPQMDDLVEESLRKAGLWDEVKDRLTEVATNLSGGQQQRLCIARAIAMQPDILLMDEPASALDPIATQKIEDLIFELKERYTIIIVTHSMQQAARVSDYTAFFYMGDLIEVGDTQEIFTQPAKKQTEDYITGRFG